From Capsicum annuum cultivar UCD-10X-F1 unplaced genomic scaffold, UCD10Xv1.1 ctg58974, whole genome shotgun sequence:
AAGGATACGCAGAACTTCACATTCCGTATCAAAGCTCTTGAATGCCGCATCTAGTTGAAGATTGAACACTTTAACAGAAATGGAAATTCCACTTCTGAGAACGCCTTTGTAGATAGAGCCAAAACTTCCAGAACCAATCAGATTACTCTCGCTAAGCGCATAAGTTGCTTGGAGCTATTCATAGTATGAAATTCTATCTCTTGTTATGACAGACAATGAATCAGCTTGTTGCGGAGCTCTTTTACCTCTTCCATACCTTATCCATACAAACACAAATATGATAGGAACAAATAAAATTGTAAGTCCTAGAAAAAGATATAGAACTAGCAATTTTTTCCTATTCGATTTGTGCTTTGATGAAGTTAGGCAAGGCgggacactaaatcttgaagaacCACACAATGCTTCATTGTAGATGAAAAAGTTACTTGAGAAGTTCTCGAAAGGACCCCCAGAGGGTATTTCACCATACAATTTGTTGACAGAAAAATTGAAATACTTCAGGTTTTGAAGTTTTTCCAAAGAAATAGGAATGATTCCAGATATGTTATTATGAGAAAGGTCTAGGACTTCCAAACCTACCATGTTGCTCAATGAGTCAGGTATAGATCCTTGCAACTTGTTGTATCTCAAAGAAAGGTGCAACAGAGTTCTCAATCCTCCAATTTCTCTTGGAATGCCATTTGAGAATTGATTCATTGACAGATC
This genomic window contains:
- the LOC124893410 gene encoding probable LRR receptor-like serine/threonine-protein kinase At3g47570, translating into MVGSLPPEIGNLKAATLIDLSMNQFSNGIPREIGGLRTLLHLSLRYNKLQGSIPDSLSNMVGLEVLDLSHNNISGIIPISLEKLQNLKYFNFSVNKLYGEIPSGGPFENFSSNFFIYNEALCGSSRFSVPPCLTSSKHKSNRKKLLVLYLFLGLTILFVPIIFVFVWISESNLIGSGSFGSIYKGVLRSGISISVKVFNLQLDAAFKSFDTECEVLRILRHRNLVKAITSRSNLDFKALVLEYMPNGSLDKYLYSHNYFVDIRQRLSIMIDVPSNVLLDEDMVAHLSDFGISKLLDEDQGDLYTKTLATLGHIAP